The proteins below are encoded in one region of Andreesenia angusta:
- a CDS encoding ATP-binding cassette domain-containing protein — translation MNDLLQLKNISKSYTTGDFTQIVLDNISLNFRQSEFVAILGQSGSGKTTCLNIVGGLDHYDSGDLVINEKSTKSFKDSDWDAYRNNSVGFIFQSYNLINHLSIMDNVELGMTLSGVSSEEKHRKALEVLDRVGLKDHIHKKPNQLSGGQMQRVAIARALANDPDIILADEPTGALDTRTSEQIMELIKEIADDKLVIMVTHNPELAEKYADRIVNFQDGVIAGDSNPYDAISKESEYSLKKTSMSFFTALKLSGRNIATKKWRTLLTAFASSIGIVGIALILSLSSGFQIQIDKFQEDALSEFPIIISQNAMKTDQESLKEMRGELSGKKEFEDSERVYPYDPSENELIHKNNITDEYLEYINKMDPDVLNSIGYTRLTGMNLLRKDGEKTFPVSLSMGTNTAGNSSQQMGDMSSMSSAGLSSYPETLDESSQSYLEKNYDILSGVYPADETDLVLVVDNKNRVGESALESLGFDTSKDSLNFEDIVGTKFKLVSNNDYYQRTPLGNFIPKTDYESMYDSPDSVELEVSGIVRLKEDVDIGTLGTGLAYSDSLVQRVIDNSNDSEIVLAQRSSDKNVITMENIDEDTKKSLISYLGGDSTPFVVYLYPSDFESKDEIISYLDSYNEGRPDKDMVLYSDLASSITEMTGGIMDAITLVLVAFAAISLVVSLIMIGIITYISVLERTKEIGVLRALGARKKDITRVFNAETFIIGTCSGLLGISIAYLLTLPINIFIENMADLESVARLNPLHAILLVAISVILTLIGGAIPAKIAAKKDPVEALRSE, via the coding sequence ATGAACGACTTGCTTCAATTAAAAAATATATCTAAAAGCTATACTACAGGGGACTTCACCCAAATCGTCCTCGACAACATCAGCCTCAACTTCAGGCAAAGCGAGTTTGTAGCTATTCTAGGACAGAGCGGCTCGGGCAAGACAACCTGCCTTAATATAGTGGGAGGTCTCGACCACTACGACAGCGGGGACCTTGTTATAAACGAAAAGTCTACAAAGAGTTTCAAAGACTCCGACTGGGATGCCTACAGAAACAACAGTGTCGGCTTTATTTTCCAGAGCTACAACCTCATAAACCACCTCAGCATAATGGACAATGTAGAGCTTGGAATGACGCTCAGCGGAGTATCCTCCGAGGAAAAACACAGAAAAGCATTAGAGGTGCTAGACCGTGTAGGCCTTAAAGACCATATCCATAAAAAGCCCAATCAGCTCTCGGGAGGACAGATGCAGAGAGTTGCCATAGCCCGCGCCCTTGCAAATGACCCAGATATAATACTGGCTGACGAACCCACTGGCGCTCTAGATACACGTACAAGTGAACAGATAATGGAGCTTATAAAGGAAATAGCTGACGACAAGCTTGTTATAATGGTAACTCATAACCCAGAGCTTGCTGAAAAATACGCAGACCGTATAGTCAACTTCCAAGACGGAGTGATAGCAGGAGACAGCAACCCATACGATGCAATCTCCAAAGAGTCTGAGTACAGCCTTAAAAAGACAAGCATGAGCTTCTTTACAGCCCTAAAGCTCTCAGGCCGAAATATAGCCACCAAGAAATGGAGGACACTGCTTACAGCCTTTGCATCCAGTATAGGAATAGTGGGAATTGCGCTGATACTCAGCCTTTCTTCCGGATTCCAGATTCAAATAGATAAATTCCAGGAAGACGCGCTTTCGGAGTTCCCCATAATCATATCTCAAAACGCCATGAAAACAGATCAGGAAAGCCTAAAGGAAATGCGCGGCGAGTTGAGCGGAAAAAAAGAGTTCGAGGACTCTGAGAGGGTATATCCTTACGATCCATCCGAAAACGAATTGATCCATAAGAACAATATCACAGACGAATACCTTGAATATATAAACAAAATGGACCCCGATGTACTAAACAGCATAGGATATACAAGGCTGACTGGAATGAATCTTCTCAGGAAAGACGGTGAAAAGACTTTTCCTGTATCGCTCTCTATGGGAACCAATACAGCTGGCAACTCCTCTCAGCAGATGGGAGATATGTCGAGCATGAGCAGTGCCGGGCTCTCTTCCTATCCAGAGACTTTAGACGAGAGCTCGCAGTCATACCTTGAAAAAAACTATGATATACTGAGTGGAGTGTATCCAGCTGACGAAACAGACTTGGTGCTGGTTGTGGACAATAAAAATCGAGTAGGAGAATCTGCTTTAGAAAGTTTAGGTTTTGATACTTCGAAAGATTCCTTAAACTTCGAGGATATAGTAGGAACTAAGTTCAAACTTGTTTCAAACAACGACTACTATCAGAGAACTCCTCTTGGAAACTTCATCCCTAAAACAGACTATGAGAGCATGTATGACTCCCCTGACAGTGTAGAGCTTGAAGTCTCAGGGATTGTACGCCTTAAAGAGGATGTGGATATAGGTACGCTTGGAACAGGACTCGCCTACAGCGATTCGCTTGTGCAGCGGGTTATAGACAATTCCAATGACTCTGAGATAGTCTTGGCTCAGCGTAGCTCTGACAAAAATGTCATCACTATGGAAAACATAGATGAGGATACGAAAAAAAGCCTTATCTCTTATCTTGGTGGCGACTCTACTCCGTTTGTAGTCTATCTTTATCCGTCAGACTTTGAGTCCAAGGACGAGATAATCTCCTACCTCGACAGCTATAATGAAGGCAGACCCGACAAAGACATGGTGCTCTACTCAGACCTTGCAAGCTCTATAACCGAGATGACAGGCGGAATAATGGATGCAATAACGCTTGTGCTTGTAGCCTTCGCAGCGATATCGCTGGTGGTTTCGCTTATAATGATAGGCATAATCACCTATATATCTGTCCTGGAGAGAACAAAAGAGATAGGCGTACTGCGTGCTCTTGGCGCTAGAAAAAAAGACATAACGCGAGTCTTCAACGCAGAGACCTTTATAATAGGGACTTGTTCAGGCCTGCTTGGAATAAGCATTGCATACCTTCTCACTCTGCCTATAAACATATTCATAGAGAATATGGCAGATTTAGAAAGTGTAGCTAGACTCAATCCACTTCACGCTATTCTACTCGTTGCAATAAGTGTTATACTGACTCTGATCGGCGGAGCCATCCCGGCAAAAATAGCTGCTAAAAAAGACCCCGTCGAGGCTCTAAGGTCCGAATAA
- a CDS encoding DUF456 domain-containing protein produces MNATALLIAIVFFVIGFIGTVLPMLPGPILVYGGMVLYGFMTDFQSLDVLFFVVQGVVLLLIFASDYVSSAAGARFFGGSPKSSVGAVLGTLVAVLFLGPLGIIIGPLAGASIVHFLQTGDFKGALRAGFGTFLGTLGGTIFKLFAEIVMVIYFFVTILL; encoded by the coding sequence TTGAATGCAACAGCTCTCTTAATTGCTATAGTCTTTTTTGTGATCGGATTCATTGGGACAGTGCTCCCAATGCTTCCTGGTCCTATTCTTGTATACGGTGGCATGGTGCTATATGGCTTTATGACAGACTTCCAGTCACTAGACGTTCTCTTCTTTGTGGTCCAAGGTGTCGTTCTGCTCTTGATATTTGCAAGCGACTATGTTTCCTCTGCAGCCGGTGCAAGGTTTTTCGGCGGAAGTCCAAAATCTTCGGTAGGGGCTGTGCTGGGAACTCTAGTTGCAGTTCTATTTCTAGGTCCCTTGGGAATAATAATCGGACCGCTTGCAGGAGCTTCAATTGTGCACTTTCTACAAACAGGTGATTTTAAAGGTGCTTTGAGAGCAGGATTTGGAACTTTTTTAGGCACCCTGGGAGGCACTATTTTCAAGCTTTTTGCAGAAATCGTCATGGTGATTTATTTCTTTGTTACAATACTTCTTTAG